The Parvibaculaceae bacterium PLY_AMNH_Bact1 genome window below encodes:
- a CDS encoding SDR family oxidoreductase (Derived by automated computational analysis using gene prediction method: Protein Homology.), which translates to MAAATRKTSAKKKSVSRKSPSKQKPAPSMKEATLITGASGGIGEALAGEFAKGGSNLILVARSKDKLEAIATRLMDEHGIVALALPADLSKPNAGRRLYEAVIAKGVHVETLVNNAGVLEMGAFADISTKRHLELTHLNVTTLTELTSLFVPGMVERKDGRILNVASIAAFQPIPSLATYAATKAYVLSLTESLSEELKPHGITATALCPGMTATDMVASAKESNETAAKIPDFMVSDVAGVAAEGYSACMKGEVIRVPGMVNLAAAVAGRASPRWLVRAVSGALGRLAL; encoded by the coding sequence ATGGCTGCTGCGACCCGTAAAACCAGTGCAAAAAAGAAATCAGTCAGCCGAAAGAGCCCGTCGAAGCAAAAACCGGCGCCCTCCATGAAAGAAGCCACGCTGATTACCGGCGCATCCGGTGGCATCGGCGAAGCGCTGGCAGGTGAGTTTGCCAAAGGCGGCTCCAACCTGATCCTGGTCGCTCGGTCCAAAGACAAGCTGGAGGCCATCGCCACGCGCCTCATGGACGAGCACGGGATTGTGGCATTGGCCCTACCAGCGGACCTCTCTAAACCCAATGCGGGCCGGAGGCTCTATGAAGCCGTGATCGCAAAGGGTGTGCATGTGGAGACCCTGGTCAACAATGCAGGGGTGCTTGAGATGGGCGCCTTCGCAGACATCTCCACAAAGCGACACCTGGAGCTGACGCATCTTAACGTCACGACGCTCACCGAACTCACCAGCCTGTTTGTCCCCGGCATGGTCGAGCGGAAGGACGGCCGGATCCTGAATGTTGCGTCAATCGCGGCCTTCCAGCCCATTCCTTCGCTTGCGACCTACGCGGCGACAAAGGCCTATGTCCTATCGCTCACGGAGTCCTTGTCAGAGGAACTCAAGCCTCACGGCATCACTGCGACCGCCCTCTGCCCCGGGATGACCGCCACCGACATGGTGGCCAGCGCGAAGGAGAGCAACGAGACTGCGGCCAAGATCCCCGACTTTATGGTGTCTGATGTCGCTGGAGTTGCGGCTGAAGGCTACAGCGCTTGTATGAAGGGTGAAGTAATCCGCGTTCCCGGTATGGTCAATTTGGCCGCTGCAGTCGCCGGACGGGCGTCTCCTCGATGGCTCGTCCGGGCGGTGTCTGGGGCACTTGGGCGCCTCGCCCTTTAA
- a CDS encoding Crp/Fnr family transcriptional regulator (Derived by automated computational analysis using gene prediction method: Protein Homology.), whose product MSGRLDYGLPGLQETLPAALREALYDAAVSLNYSDGQLIQARGDTDPSLTIVKSGAARLGQIGIDGSYAGMAVMGPDQFFGEFTIFGGLPREFDAVAVGPTVIAKISKTRFDRLLDKHRGIRSYFLAFLAQRLHAALTFVDDLRHLPLNAQVAKTINMMHQADSENPTIKITHEELAEILGVTRVSINKALRQLEQNELIARAYGQVEIPSSAKLDQWVRSQSRPNAGES is encoded by the coding sequence TTGTCAGGTCGACTCGATTACGGACTTCCGGGGCTTCAAGAAACCCTTCCCGCCGCCTTGAGGGAGGCACTCTACGATGCAGCTGTTTCCCTCAATTATTCAGACGGACAATTGATACAAGCACGGGGAGACACCGATCCGTCGCTGACCATTGTCAAATCAGGTGCCGCCAGATTGGGGCAAATCGGGATTGATGGCAGCTATGCGGGCATGGCGGTTATGGGCCCCGACCAATTCTTCGGCGAGTTTACAATCTTCGGCGGGCTGCCGAGGGAGTTCGATGCGGTCGCAGTTGGCCCGACAGTGATCGCCAAGATAAGCAAAACACGATTTGACCGCTTGCTCGATAAACATCGGGGCATCCGGTCCTATTTCCTGGCGTTCCTAGCGCAACGTCTGCACGCCGCCCTCACCTTTGTGGACGACCTCAGGCATTTGCCCCTGAACGCGCAGGTCGCAAAGACCATCAACATGATGCACCAGGCAGATAGCGAAAACCCGACCATCAAAATTACCCATGAAGAGCTCGCTGAGATTCTAGGCGTAACCAGGGTATCAATTAACAAGGCTCTACGACAACTTGAGCAAAACGAGTTGATCGCGAGGGCATATGGACAGGTTGAGATTCCTTCGTCGGCAAAACTGGACCAATGGGTTCGCAGTCAATCTCGACCGAATGCTGGAGAGAGCTGA